A single region of the Acinetobacter sp. WCHA45 genome encodes:
- a CDS encoding hydroxypyruvate isomerase family protein gives MSHLAVNLSMIFTEVPLIERFALAHAHGFQHIEIQFPYELEIFDIQTQLEQYDLSLCLINVPAGDLMQGGNGLAGIPGKEIEFHHALMLAIRYAKALNVPRVNILAGKQPQDADLLPCLNTLASNLKLACHMLTEQGVEPVFEMINGTDMPRFLVQNIAQAQEMLEVVNHPALKMQYDCYHMAMMGEEILAGLQENLHQIGHIQFADYPNRHEPDTGNIPYKQIFDWLRQSDYQGYIGAEYRPKIQSDQSFAWKEKYFSNDVNT, from the coding sequence ATGAGCCATCTTGCAGTCAATTTATCGATGATTTTTACGGAAGTCCCTTTGATTGAGCGTTTTGCTTTAGCCCATGCACATGGCTTCCAACATATCGAAATTCAGTTCCCATATGAATTAGAAATTTTTGATATTCAAACTCAGCTTGAACAATACGATCTTTCCCTTTGCCTCATTAATGTGCCTGCTGGCGATTTAATGCAGGGCGGTAATGGCCTAGCAGGTATTCCTGGAAAAGAAATTGAATTTCATCATGCCCTTATGCTTGCAATTCGTTATGCAAAGGCATTGAATGTTCCTCGAGTCAATATTTTAGCCGGTAAACAGCCTCAAGATGCTGACCTCTTACCCTGTTTAAATACCTTAGCAAGCAATTTGAAACTTGCTTGCCACATGCTCACTGAACAAGGTGTTGAACCCGTTTTTGAAATGATTAATGGCACAGATATGCCACGCTTTCTAGTTCAGAATATCGCTCAAGCCCAAGAAATGCTGGAAGTCGTCAACCATCCTGCTTTAAAGATGCAATACGATTGTTATCATATGGCAATGATGGGTGAAGAGATTTTGGCTGGATTACAGGAAAATTTACATCAAATTGGACATATCCAATTCGCCGATTATCCAAATCGACATGAACCTGACACAGGAAATATTCCCTATAAGCAAATTTTTGACTGGTTACGTCAAAGTGACTATCAAGGTTATATTGGTGCAGAATACCGACCAAAAATTCAATCAGATCAATCTTTTGCATGGAAAGAAAAGTACTTTTCTAATGACGTGAATACATAA
- a CDS encoding ATP-binding protein, producing MSNFNKILSKRLRLNHAYGQLIALILVPIAVLTGVGILWVLSETTSAAKQQQHSDASAILARYHQTAEKLLQLVQQHPDQYDRAQNIMQKMFDEKNLQRAVIIDNQGQTYLSIGYQNNRFWPTFPNNSNFFGPIAHKHNSIYGAKLAGGHNESIWLMIELDNQPLELARYKILLALVMTGLITLLLLLLCLNVFSRIWLAPLYEIRMQMQRLNADTLDQHIVVNSTGELRLLQRDIANAVKRLHFSFLELKEHTEQTEEDLRRTLDTLEVQNITYRQARDQAISSNQSKSVFLANISHELRTPLNSIDGFIHLLLRQQNLSNEQNLYLQTIRKSSAHLLALINDVLDFSKIDAGKLELETAPFDLEEAIFDVMDMLSPLAAQKHINMAFYYAENIPQHVVGDALRFKQILTNLISNAIKFTPDGEIIVRVRMEDDDIGQCLLHFSVQDSGIGLSGTDRKKLFESFSQGDASVTRQFGGTGLGLAISKQLVHLMHGQIGFEDNQERAPTEKGSTFWFTASFKVDEQDEFVEHPHFDHLKVVSYLAHPATASVLRSYLENYRVSHIETQSILDLFSRLNHLNQQENTWLIVDHSGDTEALLKEIRQRYQGNLAVYGYQMSLEPNMLNEYRARPLYQPLSRRELVQLLGNQPIFEPEPENFNGQGLHILAVDDHLPNLIVLEALLGELNVTTTKALSGQKAIDIIQARIQQKLPPFDLVFMDIQMPVMSGIDTTRAIRSLESTLDTGMQLPIIALTAHALADEKQKLLKVGMNDYVTKPIQMEQIIQILTHWTKNNFSSQPAHTEQKRSIETIDPQILNWQQSVQLAANKEDLAQDLLNMLVDSFDTELAEMQQLIEMEDFPQLEHVLHRLYGATRYVGTPNLQQVSGEFEQFVSTLRKERRKADDGFIRETNYRFNELNTAIEQVRQAANLILHAHDI from the coding sequence ATGTCAAATTTCAATAAAATCCTGTCAAAACGCTTACGGCTCAATCATGCTTATGGACAATTGATTGCACTTATTTTAGTGCCGATCGCCGTACTGACAGGGGTTGGAATTTTATGGGTTTTATCTGAAACCACCAGTGCAGCCAAACAACAACAGCATTCCGATGCTTCAGCGATCTTAGCTCGTTATCATCAAACCGCAGAAAAATTACTGCAACTGGTACAACAACACCCCGATCAATATGATCGCGCTCAAAACATTATGCAAAAAATGTTTGATGAGAAAAACTTACAACGCGCTGTCATTATTGATAATCAAGGGCAAACCTATCTCAGTATTGGTTATCAAAATAATCGTTTTTGGCCAACTTTTCCAAATAACAGTAATTTTTTTGGTCCAATCGCACATAAACACAACAGCATCTATGGTGCAAAATTGGCTGGTGGTCATAACGAATCAATTTGGCTCATGATTGAATTAGACAATCAGCCACTTGAGTTAGCTCGTTATAAAATTCTATTAGCCTTGGTTATGACTGGACTAATTACCCTATTACTTTTATTACTTTGCTTAAACGTATTTTCAAGAATTTGGCTTGCGCCACTCTATGAAATTCGTATGCAGATGCAGCGCCTGAATGCCGATACGCTGGATCAGCATATCGTGGTGAACAGTACAGGTGAGTTACGCCTGCTCCAGCGTGATATTGCCAATGCAGTCAAACGTTTACATTTTAGTTTCTTGGAGTTGAAAGAGCATACTGAACAAACCGAAGAGGATTTACGTCGTACCTTAGACACACTCGAAGTTCAGAACATTACCTATCGTCAAGCACGTGACCAAGCGATTTCATCGAATCAATCTAAATCAGTCTTTTTAGCCAATATCAGCCATGAACTCAGGACTCCACTGAACAGTATTGATGGTTTTATTCATTTGCTGTTACGCCAGCAAAACCTGAGTAATGAGCAGAATCTTTATCTGCAAACCATCCGCAAATCATCCGCGCATTTATTGGCACTCATTAATGATGTCCTCGATTTTTCTAAAATTGATGCGGGTAAATTAGAGCTCGAAACAGCGCCATTTGATTTGGAAGAAGCTATTTTTGATGTGATGGATATGCTTTCTCCGCTTGCAGCGCAAAAACATATCAACATGGCATTTTACTACGCTGAGAATATTCCACAGCATGTGGTTGGCGATGCCTTACGTTTTAAACAAATTCTGACCAACCTCATTTCCAATGCCATTAAGTTCACTCCAGATGGTGAAATCATTGTTCGTGTACGTATGGAAGATGATGATATTGGACAATGCCTATTACATTTCAGCGTTCAGGACAGTGGCATTGGTCTCAGCGGTACCGACCGTAAAAAACTATTTGAATCATTTTCTCAAGGTGATGCTTCCGTTACTCGTCAATTTGGAGGTACAGGATTAGGCTTAGCGATTTCCAAACAACTTGTTCATTTGATGCATGGTCAAATTGGCTTTGAAGACAACCAAGAACGTGCACCGACAGAAAAAGGTTCAACTTTTTGGTTTACGGCTTCATTTAAAGTAGATGAACAAGATGAATTTGTTGAGCATCCACATTTCGATCATTTAAAAGTAGTCTCTTACCTTGCCCATCCTGCCACAGCGAGTGTGCTTCGTTCATATTTAGAAAACTACCGTGTCTCACATATCGAAACACAATCAATTTTGGATTTATTTAGTCGTCTGAATCATTTAAATCAGCAAGAAAATACATGGCTTATCGTTGACCATAGTGGTGATACAGAAGCACTACTCAAAGAAATTCGTCAGCGTTACCAAGGAAACTTAGCCGTTTACGGTTATCAAATGAGCCTTGAGCCAAACATGCTGAATGAATATCGTGCACGCCCGCTCTACCAACCGTTGAGTCGTCGTGAACTAGTTCAGTTATTGGGAAATCAACCTATCTTTGAACCAGAACCAGAAAACTTTAATGGTCAAGGATTACATATACTTGCTGTAGACGATCATTTACCTAACTTGATTGTATTGGAAGCATTACTTGGTGAATTGAACGTCACCACTACAAAAGCGCTCAGTGGGCAGAAAGCGATTGATATCATTCAAGCACGTATACAACAAAAATTACCGCCATTTGACTTAGTCTTTATGGACATCCAAATGCCAGTGATGTCTGGAATTGATACAACAAGAGCAATTCGTTCCTTAGAGTCAACTTTAGATACAGGCATGCAACTTCCGATTATTGCACTCACGGCACATGCTCTAGCAGACGAAAAGCAAAAATTACTCAAAGTGGGTATGAATGATTACGTAACCAAACCGATTCAAATGGAACAAATCATCCAAATCTTAACGCACTGGACGAAAAACAATTTCTCTTCCCAACCAGCACATACGGAACAAAAACGTTCGATTGAAACGATTGATCCTCAAATTTTGAATTGGCAACAAAGTGTTCAATTAGCAGCGAACAAAGAAGATCTAGCACAAGATCTATTGAATATGTTGGTAGACAGTTTCGATACTGAACTTGCTGAAATGCAACAATTGATTGAAATGGAAGACTTCCCTCAACTGGAACATGTATTACACCGTCTATATGGTGCTACTCGATACGTAGGAACACCGAATTTACAACAGGTTTCGGGCGAGTTTGAACAATTCGTTTCAACCCTACGTAAAGAACGACGTAAAGCAGATGACGGCTTTATTCGGGAAACAAATTATCGCTTTAATGAATTAAATACAGCCATTGAACAGGTGCGACAAGCCGCAAATCTCATCTTACACGCTCATGACATTTAA
- a CDS encoding NAD(P)(+) transhydrogenase (Re/Si-specific) subunit beta, which produces MEFIRDYADWFYLIGAVLFILTLRGLSGPKTAIAGNRYGMIAMAIAVVTTFFVAEHPVVWMIGGAMVLGAVVGIARARTVPMTQMPETVALMHSLVGLAAVLIAIAAILHNNQLNVLFEQNEAALTAAGVQHAHMSPVHLFELFVGCFVGAITFTASVFAYGKLAAKKWAKTISGAWVKPVQAIIFIAMLACGFYFFTTGNMTAFWAMTALALAFGWVWIAPVGGGDMPVVVSLLNSFSGWAAAGIGFTLENNMLIVAGSLVGSSGAILSYIMCKAMNRSIINVLFGGAMGGAAVATADKGEQVQRNYRSGSADDAGFLMSNADSVVIVPGYGMAQGRAQNAVKELANLLKEQGVTVRFAIHPVAGRMPGHMNVLLAEADVAYEDILEMDEINSDFPATDVVLVIGANDVVNPAAKDDPSSPIYGMPILEAHKARTIMVIKRSMATGYAGLDNDLFYNEKTMMIFGDAKKVVEDMTKAINGGGH; this is translated from the coding sequence ATGGAATTTATTCGAGACTATGCGGATTGGTTCTACCTGATTGGTGCTGTCCTCTTTATCTTAACTTTACGTGGCTTGTCTGGTCCTAAGACTGCAATTGCAGGTAACCGCTACGGTATGATCGCAATGGCGATTGCTGTAGTCACAACCTTCTTTGTTGCTGAGCATCCAGTAGTTTGGATGATTGGCGGTGCAATGGTATTGGGTGCTGTTGTTGGTATCGCACGTGCGAGAACAGTTCCAATGACGCAAATGCCTGAGACGGTTGCATTGATGCACTCTCTCGTCGGTTTGGCTGCAGTATTAATTGCGATTGCTGCGATTCTACACAACAACCAACTCAATGTATTATTTGAACAAAATGAAGCTGCTTTAACTGCTGCTGGTGTTCAGCACGCACATATGAGTCCAGTTCATTTATTTGAATTGTTTGTTGGTTGTTTCGTTGGTGCGATTACATTTACTGCGTCTGTATTTGCTTACGGTAAATTAGCTGCGAAAAAATGGGCAAAAACAATTTCTGGTGCATGGGTTAAACCAGTTCAAGCAATCATCTTTATTGCGATGCTTGCATGTGGTTTCTACTTCTTCACTACGGGTAATATGACTGCATTCTGGGCAATGACAGCACTTGCACTTGCATTTGGCTGGGTGTGGATTGCGCCAGTCGGTGGTGGTGATATGCCAGTTGTGGTATCACTTTTGAACTCATTCTCTGGTTGGGCTGCAGCAGGTATTGGTTTCACACTTGAAAACAATATGTTGATCGTTGCGGGCTCACTTGTAGGTTCTTCTGGGGCAATTCTTTCTTACATCATGTGTAAGGCGATGAACCGTTCAATCATCAACGTATTGTTTGGTGGTGCGATGGGTGGTGCAGCAGTTGCTACAGCGGACAAAGGCGAACAAGTTCAACGTAACTATCGTTCTGGTTCAGCAGATGACGCAGGTTTCTTGATGTCAAATGCTGACAGCGTTGTGATTGTACCTGGTTATGGTATGGCGCAAGGTCGTGCACAGAATGCGGTAAAAGAATTGGCAAACTTGTTGAAAGAGCAAGGTGTAACAGTACGTTTTGCGATTCACCCAGTGGCAGGTCGTATGCCTGGTCACATGAACGTATTACTTGCTGAAGCTGATGTTGCGTATGAAGACATCTTAGAGATGGATGAGATCAACTCAGACTTCCCAGCAACAGATGTAGTACTTGTAATCGGTGCGAACGACGTAGTTAACCCTGCAGCGAAAGATGATCCAAGTTCACCAATCTATGGTATGCCGATTCTTGAAGCTCACAAAGCTCGTACAATCATGGTGATCAAACGTTCTATGGCAACAGGTTATGCTGGCTTAGACAATGACTTGTTCTACAATGAAAAAACAATGATGATCTTCGGTGATGCGAAGAAAGTTGTTGAAGATATGACGAAAGCAATCAATGGTGGTGGTCACTAA
- a CDS encoding NAD(P)-dependent oxidoreductase: MHANQQTPIAFLGMGLMGTRMASRLVQAGYTVAVWNRSQHACEALIQQGATQLELDKIAQYPVILICLADDQAVQSVFDQIQPYLKAEQVIVDFSSLSVTVTQQLAQSAQQQQVTWIDSPVSGGTIGAEQGTLVIFAGGDEHTIQALEPIYTVLSQRVTRMGETGTGQATKICNQLIVAANSTLIAEAVALASQAGVDTSLLAPALAGGFADSKPFQILAPRMATHTFEPVQWKVQTLSKDLNNALKLAHSFNLNIPVAQKALLQLQAHQENGFADNDLATIIQYIEQ; the protein is encoded by the coding sequence ATGCATGCGAATCAACAAACACCTATCGCGTTCTTAGGTATGGGTTTAATGGGTACACGTATGGCCTCTCGACTTGTTCAAGCTGGTTATACTGTAGCGGTATGGAATCGAAGCCAACATGCATGTGAAGCACTTATTCAACAAGGTGCAACTCAGTTAGAATTAGACAAGATTGCGCAATACCCTGTTATTCTAATATGTTTAGCGGATGATCAAGCTGTTCAAAGCGTTTTCGATCAAATCCAGCCCTATTTAAAAGCAGAGCAAGTGATTGTTGATTTTTCTAGCTTGTCGGTAACCGTGACACAACAATTGGCGCAATCTGCCCAACAGCAACAAGTGACTTGGATTGACTCGCCTGTTTCAGGTGGGACTATAGGGGCAGAACAAGGTACATTGGTCATTTTTGCTGGTGGCGATGAACACACCATCCAAGCACTCGAGCCTATTTATACAGTCTTATCACAACGTGTCACCCGTATGGGTGAAACAGGGACTGGACAAGCCACCAAAATTTGTAATCAATTAATTGTTGCAGCAAATAGCACGTTGATCGCTGAAGCTGTTGCATTAGCGAGCCAAGCAGGCGTAGATACCAGCTTACTTGCCCCTGCTCTCGCGGGCGGTTTTGCAGATTCTAAACCATTTCAAATTTTAGCTCCTCGTATGGCAACCCATACTTTCGAGCCTGTGCAATGGAAAGTGCAGACCTTATCTAAAGACCTTAATAATGCATTAAAACTTGCACATAGTTTTAACCTAAATATACCTGTTGCACAAAAAGCTCTGCTACAGTTACAAGCCCACCAAGAAAACGGCTTTGCTGATAATGATTTAGCGACTATTATTCAATATATAGAGCAATAA
- a CDS encoding ammonium transporter, with translation MKNVVLILPFLLFLSSATFAETVPNIQEIRLSLDSVWVVVGGILVFFMQAGFALIESGSVRSKNTVNVLMKNYMDTCIGGIIFWLFGFGLMFGLNQTGWIGWGYFMPDQLDDWHWNLLFFQMMFAATATTIASGAMAERIHFVAYVVSAIFVSGVIYPIFGSWAWGGLFGGDGWLKALGFIDFAGSTVVHSIGGWVALAGIIVLGPRLGRFGRKGQSHFLAGHNLPLVALGGFILWFAWFGFNAASTVAASVSIGRIALNTHLAACAAASTYMILALLQSKAVLMRHTINASLAGLVAITAGCATMSPPFAIITGASAGFLITFVPQFIEKMQLDDVVDAVTVHGVCGAWGTLAAGIFFEKALFNLDIILVQALGVGAALIWGFGASFIMFKLLDKLLGGLRVSQQHEQRGLDYTEHAELSYPEFQRDVTFETENITHRH, from the coding sequence ATGAAAAATGTCGTATTGATTTTGCCATTTCTGTTGTTTCTCTCTTCCGCTACTTTTGCCGAAACTGTACCTAATATTCAAGAAATTCGCCTTTCCCTGGATAGCGTGTGGGTGGTTGTTGGTGGAATTTTAGTTTTCTTTATGCAAGCAGGATTTGCTTTAATTGAAAGTGGATCTGTTCGTAGTAAGAATACCGTTAATGTTCTTATGAAAAATTATATGGACACCTGTATAGGCGGCATCATTTTCTGGCTATTTGGTTTTGGTTTGATGTTTGGTTTAAATCAAACAGGCTGGATAGGGTGGGGATATTTTATGCCAGACCAACTAGATGACTGGCATTGGAATTTATTATTTTTCCAAATGATGTTTGCAGCAACAGCAACCACCATTGCAAGTGGTGCGATGGCGGAGCGAATACATTTTGTGGCCTATGTGGTGAGTGCCATCTTTGTCAGTGGTGTGATTTATCCGATATTTGGAAGTTGGGCTTGGGGAGGGTTGTTTGGTGGAGATGGTTGGTTAAAAGCTCTGGGTTTCATTGATTTTGCAGGTTCAACAGTCGTGCATTCAATTGGTGGTTGGGTGGCACTGGCAGGCATTATCGTGTTAGGGCCACGTTTAGGTCGATTTGGTCGCAAAGGGCAAAGCCATTTTTTAGCAGGGCATAACTTACCTCTCGTTGCATTAGGAGGCTTTATTTTGTGGTTTGCTTGGTTTGGTTTTAATGCCGCTTCAACCGTTGCGGCCAGTGTTAGTATTGGGCGTATTGCACTGAATACACATCTTGCTGCGTGTGCAGCAGCTTCAACTTACATGATTCTTGCACTGCTTCAATCAAAAGCAGTCTTGATGCGTCATACGATTAATGCTTCATTAGCGGGCCTAGTCGCAATTACGGCAGGATGTGCCACAATGTCACCGCCGTTTGCCATTATCACAGGGGCAAGCGCTGGATTTTTAATTACCTTTGTTCCACAATTTATAGAAAAGATGCAATTAGATGATGTGGTGGATGCTGTCACTGTTCATGGTGTTTGTGGTGCATGGGGGACATTAGCCGCAGGTATTTTCTTTGAAAAAGCACTATTTAATTTAGATATTATTCTTGTTCAGGCCTTAGGTGTGGGGGCTGCATTGATTTGGGGATTTGGTGCATCTTTTATTATGTTTAAATTACTCGATAAGCTCTTGGGTGGTTTGCGAGTTTCACAACAACATGAACAACGTGGTTTGGACTACACTGAACATGCGGAGTTATCTTATCCTGAGTTTCAAAGAGATGTGACTTTTGAGACTGAAAACATCACTCATCGGCATTAA
- the rsfS gene encoding ribosome silencing factor, translated as MNLEPSPSASNSYDLKIKTANKDVHACLKVVHEALTDVKAKDILELDVSSISNVADAIVIASGTSTRHVKALADNVADEARKAGFRPIGVEGERDAEWILIDLGFVVVHVMLPTARKFYDLESLWRAPESVA; from the coding sequence ATGAATTTAGAACCATCGCCCAGCGCTTCTAATTCTTACGACCTAAAAATCAAAACAGCAAACAAAGATGTACATGCTTGTTTAAAAGTTGTACATGAAGCCCTTACTGATGTAAAAGCCAAAGATATTCTAGAACTTGATGTAAGTTCTATTAGCAATGTTGCCGATGCAATTGTAATTGCAAGCGGAACATCTACTCGTCACGTCAAAGCACTTGCTGACAATGTTGCTGATGAAGCACGTAAAGCAGGTTTTCGCCCGATTGGTGTTGAGGGTGAACGAGACGCTGAATGGATCCTAATTGATCTAGGGTTCGTTGTTGTACACGTTATGCTACCTACCGCCCGTAAGTTCTATGACTTAGAAAGTTTATGGCGTGCACCAGAATCAGTAGCGTAA
- a CDS encoding proton-translocating transhydrogenase family protein, producing MVETITIFVLAIFVGYYVVWGVTPALHTPLMAVTNALSSIIIVGAMIQTVGMPAIGVDANVAFQSVNVVSILGAVAVFLASINIFGGFAVTARMLEMFKPKQKKKEG from the coding sequence ATGGTTGAAACGATTACAATTTTCGTCCTTGCCATCTTCGTAGGTTACTACGTAGTTTGGGGAGTAACACCTGCGTTACATACACCACTTATGGCGGTAACGAACGCATTGTCTTCAATCATTATCGTTGGGGCAATGATCCAGACTGTAGGTATGCCTGCAATTGGTGTTGATGCCAATGTAGCATTCCAAAGTGTAAATGTTGTAAGCATCTTAGGTGCTGTTGCTGTGTTCTTGGCAAGTATCAACATTTTTGGTGGCTTTGCTGTAACTGCTCGTATGCTTGAAATGTTCAAGCCGAAGCAAAAGAAAAAAGAGGGCTAA
- a CDS encoding Re/Si-specific NAD(P)(+) transhydrogenase subunit alpha: MQIGIPTETVAGESRVAATPETVKKLINAGHSIVIQRGAGVKAAYIDSAYEQVGATITDDAYTGSQIILKVRAPKGDEIQKLAANTTVIAMFDPYRNPELDQFATQQVSAFALELLPRTLSRAQNMDVLSSQANLAGYKSVLLAAAEYQRMFPMLMTAAGTVKPARVVIMGVGVAGLQAIATAKRLGAVVEATDLRPTAKEQVESLGGKWLDVPMSDEEKQRAAEAAKSGYGWQPGEQYIKDQAAIVDKAVSNADIVITTALIPGRNAPRLIKAETVAKMKPGSVILDMAVETGGNVEGSKEGETVVTENGVKILGIPNIPGTVATEASALYARNVFNFLETLFDKDKNFAINQEDEIQKALLVTHGGQVLLKRG, translated from the coding sequence ATGCAGATCGGAATCCCAACCGAAACTGTTGCAGGTGAAAGTCGTGTAGCGGCAACACCAGAAACAGTTAAGAAGTTGATTAACGCAGGTCATAGCATTGTCATTCAACGTGGCGCTGGTGTTAAAGCAGCCTATATTGACAGTGCTTATGAACAAGTTGGCGCAACTATTACGGACGATGCTTATACAGGCAGCCAAATTATTTTGAAGGTACGTGCCCCTAAAGGTGACGAAATTCAAAAACTTGCGGCAAATACAACTGTAATAGCTATGTTTGACCCTTACCGCAATCCAGAATTAGACCAGTTTGCTACTCAGCAAGTGTCTGCTTTTGCTTTAGAGTTACTTCCTCGTACGCTTTCACGTGCACAAAATATGGATGTACTTTCTTCTCAAGCAAACTTAGCGGGTTATAAATCTGTATTGTTAGCTGCGGCTGAATATCAACGTATGTTCCCAATGTTAATGACTGCTGCGGGTACCGTAAAACCTGCGCGTGTTGTGATCATGGGTGTTGGTGTTGCTGGTCTTCAAGCGATTGCGACTGCAAAACGTTTAGGTGCAGTTGTAGAAGCAACTGACTTACGTCCAACGGCTAAAGAACAAGTTGAGTCTTTAGGTGGTAAATGGTTAGACGTACCAATGTCAGACGAAGAAAAACAACGTGCTGCTGAAGCTGCGAAAAGCGGTTATGGTTGGCAGCCGGGTGAGCAATACATCAAAGATCAAGCTGCGATTGTAGATAAAGCTGTATCAAATGCTGACATCGTAATCACGACTGCATTGATTCCGGGTCGTAATGCTCCGCGCCTGATCAAGGCTGAAACTGTTGCCAAGATGAAACCGGGTTCTGTCATTTTAGATATGGCAGTTGAAACGGGTGGTAACGTTGAAGGTTCTAAAGAAGGCGAAACTGTTGTTACTGAAAATGGTGTGAAAATTTTGGGTATTCCAAACATTCCAGGCACAGTTGCAACTGAAGCATCTGCATTGTATGCACGTAACGTTTTCAACTTCCTTGAAACATTATTCGACAAAGACAAAAACTTTGCGATCAATCAAGAAGATGAAATCCAAAAAGCGTTACTCGTGACTCATGGCGGTCAAGTACTGCTCAAGCGCGGTTAA
- a CDS encoding SDR family NAD(P)-dependent oxidoreductase, producing MKVLITGANTGIGFATAEQLVKQGQHVILACRNPQKAQAAQEKLRKLDQAQVDLVSLDLNSLEQTRKAADQIANQYGNLDVLINNAGLFAKTKQLTADGFEQQFGVNYLGHFLLTQKLLPVLEKAPKARIVHLASIAHWAGSIKPNKFRAEGFYNPLFYYGQSKLANLLFSNALAEQMANSTITNNALHPGGVASDIYRELPKPVYEVMKIGLVPTSVPAKLITDMAIADHWANRNGEYVSAHMPDWKSPHAKNQQLARDLYTQSMDLVEKYL from the coding sequence ATGAAGGTCTTGATTACAGGTGCAAATACAGGAATTGGCTTTGCTACAGCGGAACAATTGGTCAAACAAGGACAACATGTCATTCTTGCCTGCCGCAATCCTCAAAAAGCACAAGCTGCACAAGAAAAATTACGTAAACTTGATCAAGCACAAGTAGACTTAGTTTCACTTGATTTAAATAGTCTTGAACAAACCCGAAAAGCGGCAGATCAAATCGCTAATCAATATGGCAATCTAGATGTTTTAATCAACAATGCTGGCCTTTTTGCCAAAACCAAGCAACTCACTGCTGATGGATTTGAACAACAATTTGGGGTGAATTATCTCGGTCACTTTCTTTTGACGCAAAAACTACTCCCAGTATTAGAAAAAGCACCTAAAGCCCGAATCGTACATCTTGCTTCGATTGCACATTGGGCAGGTTCAATCAAACCTAATAAGTTCCGTGCAGAAGGTTTTTACAATCCGCTGTTTTATTATGGTCAATCTAAATTAGCGAATCTTTTATTCAGCAATGCACTGGCTGAACAAATGGCAAACAGCACAATTACCAATAATGCTTTACATCCAGGCGGTGTTGCATCAGATATCTATAGAGAACTCCCTAAACCAGTATATGAAGTCATGAAAATTGGTTTAGTACCCACCTCGGTTCCTGCAAAGTTAATTACAGATATGGCTATTGCAGATCATTGGGCAAATCGTAATGGTGAATATGTCAGTGCACATATGCCAGATTGGAAATCACCACATGCTAAAAACCAACAGCTTGCGCGCGATCTTTATACTCAATCTATGGATCTTGTAGAAAAATATCTTTAA
- a CDS encoding crotonase/enoyl-CoA hydratase family protein has product MALLRVEKNNGIATVSLNRPDKRNAMSFALLKELVATAKKIEKDRSIRCVILTGEAQVFSAGIDLSDLNNPKNTAFAAWELIKPGQSLFQKAFLIWQNLPIPVIAAIEGFCFGAGMQLALAADIRIATPTTKMSIMESRWGLVPDMGLTRSLKGLIGVDLAKELTLTARIFDAEYAKEIGLVTHLDQDPLAKANVIAQEILQRSPDAIMAAKRVLDAMEHQPEKALRLEKLWQLKLLLGKNSSLARKKDKNPEIQFLPRQYK; this is encoded by the coding sequence ATGGCACTTTTACGCGTTGAAAAGAACAATGGGATTGCAACTGTTTCCTTAAATCGACCAGATAAACGCAATGCAATGAGTTTTGCATTATTAAAAGAATTGGTTGCAACAGCTAAAAAAATTGAGAAAGATCGTTCAATTCGTTGTGTCATCCTCACGGGTGAAGCACAGGTATTTAGTGCTGGTATCGACTTATCAGATCTAAATAATCCAAAAAATACAGCATTTGCAGCATGGGAACTGATCAAACCAGGACAAAGCTTATTTCAAAAAGCTTTTTTAATTTGGCAAAATTTGCCTATTCCTGTTATTGCAGCGATCGAAGGTTTTTGCTTTGGTGCAGGAATGCAGCTTGCACTCGCAGCGGATATTCGTATTGCGACTCCCACTACTAAAATGTCGATTATGGAAAGCCGTTGGGGCCTAGTACCTGACATGGGTTTAACCCGCTCATTAAAAGGGCTGATCGGCGTTGATCTAGCCAAAGAACTAACGCTGACTGCGCGTATCTTTGACGCAGAATACGCTAAAGAAATTGGTCTAGTGACACATTTAGATCAAGATCCATTAGCCAAAGCAAACGTGATCGCTCAAGAAATCTTACAGCGCTCGCCAGATGCAATTATGGCAGCAAAACGAGTATTGGATGCAATGGAACATCAACCTGAAAAGGCTTTACGTTTAGAAAAACTGTGGCAGCTTAAATTACTTTTAGGTAAAAACAGTAGCCTTGCACGTAAAAAAGATAAGAATCCAGAAATTCAATTCTTGCCGCGCCAATATAAATAA